The Flavobacterium sp. CBA20B-1 genome includes the window ATTTTTTAAACAAAGGTTATTTTGTAAGATGTTTAGATAATTTCTCTACTGGATATCGTCATAATATCGAAGAATTTTTAGATAATGCTAATTATGAATTGATAGAAGGCGATATTCGTGATATAGAAACATGTCATAAAGCAGTTGAAGGAATGGATTATGTGTTGCATCAGGCAGCATTGGGTTCAGTTCCTCGTTCGGTAAACGATCCTATCACTTCCAATGAAGTCAATGTTTCTGGGTTTTTAAATATGTTGGTAGCGGCTAGGGATGGCGGTGTTAAACGTATGATTTATGCCGCAAGTTCATCTACTTATGGCGATTCCGAAGCTTTACCAAAAGTAGAAGACATCATTGGAAAACCCTTATCACCTTATGCGGTAACCAAATATGTGAATGAGTTGTATGCCGATGTTTTTGCTAAAACATATGGTATGGAGATTATTGGCTTACGTTATTTTAATGTGTTTGGGCGTCGTCAAAACACGCGTGGGGCGTACGCTGCTGTGATTCCGTTGTTTACAAAATTATTGATACAACACGAAAGCCCAACCATCAACGGAACAGGTGAAAATTCTCGTGATTTCACCTATATTGATAACGTCATTCAGATGAACGAACGTGCGATGCTAACCGAAAATCTTGAAGCGGTAAATACAGTGTACAATACAGCTGTAGGCGATCGCACCAATCTTAATGAATTGGTTAGCTATATCAAAGAGTTTTTAACTACTTATGATGAGTCTAT containing:
- a CDS encoding SDR family oxidoreductase, which encodes MKKIIITGGAGFIGSNLTEYFLNKGYFVRCLDNFSTGYRHNIEEFLDNANYELIEGDIRDIETCHKAVEGMDYVLHQAALGSVPRSVNDPITSNEVNVSGFLNMLVAARDGGVKRMIYAASSSTYGDSEALPKVEDIIGKPLSPYAVTKYVNELYADVFAKTYGMEIIGLRYFNVFGRRQNTRGAYAAVIPLFTKLLIQHESPTINGTGENSRDFTYIDNVIQMNERAMLTENLEAVNTVYNTAVGDRTNLNELVSYIKEFLTTYDESIAAIKVNHGPNRVGDIPHSLASVEKAKQLLGYKPTHVIKEGLKEAVDWYWEHKEML